One segment of Meriones unguiculatus strain TT.TT164.6M chromosome 3, Bangor_MerUng_6.1, whole genome shotgun sequence DNA contains the following:
- the Tmed5 gene encoding transmembrane emp24 domain-containing protein 5 isoform X2, with protein sequence MGGRVWLPLPALLLAALPLAPLRGAAGFTPSLDSDFTFTLPAGRKECFYQPMPPKGSLEIEYQVLDGGELDIDFHLASPEGRTLVFEQRKSEGVHTNPSTASSPD encoded by the exons ATGGGCGGCAGGGTCTGGCTGCCACTCCCCGCGCTGCTCCTGGCCGCTCTGCCCCTAGCGCCGCTGCGGGGCGCGGCCGGCTTCACGCCCTCCTTGGACAGTGACTTCACCTTCACGCTGCCGGCCGGCCGGAAGGAATGCTTCTACCAGCCCATGCCCCCGAAGGGCTCGCTGGAGATCGAGTACCAG gtTTTAGATGGAGGAGAACTAGATATTGATTTCCATCTTGCCTCTCCAGAGGGCAGAACCTTAGTTTTTGAGCAAAGAAAATCAGAAGGTGTACACAC